Proteins found in one Amphiura filiformis chromosome 14, Afil_fr2py, whole genome shotgun sequence genomic segment:
- the LOC140170511 gene encoding uncharacterized protein — protein MTPKRSFFVAGSSHNLKKLQTVSIKIGNMDIRPSSTIKNLGVVFDQTMSMNAHVKSLTKSVNFHLRNMYRIRRYITTESCHHLARSLILSRLDYGNSLLLGISAKDRKQLQRLQNRAAKVVFKCNRLEPSAPLLRDLHWLPVAERIVFKVLLLVFKALHDVAPAYLSDHLVLYVPGRDNMRSSNNYLLHVPRTSRSIGDNAFCSAGPRHWNALPGHLRFAPSVNVFKKHLKTYLFPPE, from the coding sequence ATGACTCCAAAACGGAGTTTTTTTGTAGCAGGTTCGTCTCATAATCTAAAGAAGTTACAGACTGTATCTATCAAAATTGGTAATATGGACATTAGACCCTCTTCGACCATTAAGAACCTTGGCGTTGTCTTCGATCAAACAATGTCCATGAATGCTCATGTGAAATCACTCACTAAATCAGTGAACTTTCATCTCAGAAACATGTACAGAATTCGGAGGTATATCACAACTGAAAGCTGTCACCATCTTGCTAGGTCTCTCATTTTGTCTAGACTTGATTATGGGAACTCACTTCTACTTGGCATTTCGGCAAAGGATAGGAAACAACTGCAGAGGCTTCAAAATAGAGCCGCCAAAGTTGTCTTCAAATGCAATAGACTGGAACCATCTGCACCTTTGCTCAGAGACCTTCACTGGCTGCCAGTTGCTGAAAGGATCGTCTTCAAAGTGCTGCTGCTAGTGTTTAAAGCTCTGCATGATGTAGCTCCGGCCTACTTGTCGGATCACCTCGTCCTCTACGTTCCTGGTAGAGATAACATGCGATCCAGCAATAACTATTTGCTTCATGTTCCGCGCACTTCACGATCCATTGGTGACAACGCCTTCTGTTCGGCTGGCCCACGCCACTGGAACGCACTTCCAGGTCATCTTCGTTTCGCACCTTCTGTCAACGTGTTTAAGAAGCACCTAAAAACGTATCTCTTCCCACCTGAATAG